The Heliangelus exortis chromosome 10, bHelExo1.hap1, whole genome shotgun sequence genome includes a window with the following:
- the OTUD4 gene encoding OTU domain-containing protein 4 isoform X4: MEAACTPDGGERSHQGSGMDAPGDTSMDCYLRSQGLYRKRVAKDGSCLFRAVAEQVLHSQSRHIDVRMACVDYLRKNREKFEAFIEGPFEDYLKCLENPQEWVGQVEISALSLMYKKDFIIYREPNASPSHVTENGFSDKVLLCFSNGNHYDIVYPIEYSEKAALCQSLLYELLYEKVFDTDVKKIIAELSAVGGTEESNGSSEVSASDSEDDNYR, encoded by the exons ATGGAGGCGGCATGCACACCCGACGGCGGAGAGAGGAGCCACCAGGGCAGCGGCATGGACGCCCCCGGGGACACTTCCATGGACTGCTACTTGCGATCTCAGGGCTTGTACAGAAAGAGAGTTGCCAAGGATGGATCTTGTCTTTTCAGGGCTGTGGCCGAGCAG GTGTTACATTCTCAGTCTAGGCACATTGATGTGAGGATGGCTTGTGTAGACTACCTTCGGAAAAATAGGGAGAAATTTGAAGCA ttcatTGAGGGGCCATTTGAAGactatttaaaatgtttggaaaaTCCACAG GAATGGGTTGGACAAGTAGAAATAAGTGCCCTTTCTCTTATGTACAA GAAAGATTTCATAATATACCGGGAACCAAATGCTTCTCCTTCACATGTAACTGAAAATGGCTTTTCCGATAAG gtgtTGCTCTGCTTCTCAAATGGAAACCACTATGATATTGTTTATCCCATAGAGTATTCAGaaaaggctgctctgtgccaaT ctctgctgtatGAATTGCTTTATGAGAAAGTATTTGATACAGATGTAAAGAAAATCATAGCAGAACTTAGTGCTGTTGGTGGGACAGAGGAAAGTAATGGTAGCAGTGAAGTATCTGCTTCAGATTCAGAAGATGACAACTACAGgtaa